From the genome of Sphingobacterium sp. UGAL515B_05:
TTTCCGCCAGATTCCATATAATTCTCAGAGAATGTTTTTATTTGGCTTAATGGATAAACACCATTTCTTGCAATTTCAAGAACCCTTGGGTTAATATCAGTTGCATAAATCAATGACTTATGATACAAATTAGCCTCTTTCAATAATATAGCCATCGAATATGCTTCCTCTCCCGTTGAACAGCCCGCTACCCAGATCCGTATTAATGGATAGGTACCCAATTGAGGAAGGATTTCTTCCCGTAGTTCCCGAAAAAATAAGGGATCCCGAAACATTTCCGTCAAGTTTACCGTAATCTCCTCAACAAAGTGCTGTAGAAATTCGGAATTGTCTTTTAAGGCAAATCTAAGTTCAGCAAAACTCGCCAATCGATCGTTTGTCATAATCCGATTGATCCTCCTCTTAATCGAAGCACGGCTGTACTGCAAAAAATCATAGCCATAATCGCGATAAATATCTTCAAGCAAGATATCTATTTCATGGTCCTTTATAATATTGTAGCCCAACATCTAGATCAATCGTTCAATTTCATACATCAATTTATCCACATCAATCGGTTTCGAAACATACGATTGCGCTCCAGCTTCCAAACATTTTTCCCGATCTCCGCTCATTGCTTGTGCCGTCACAGCAATGATAGGAAGTTCACTAATTCGTTCCGAATCTCGGATCAATCGAATCGTTTCATAACCATCAATCTCCGGCATCATCATATCCAGCAAAACCAGTGCAATGTCATTATCCGACTCCAATAATGTAATTGCTTCGCGGGCAGTGGCACTACTCAAGACCTGATACCCCTTAGCCTTTAAAGTTAGTCGTAAGGCAAAAATATTACGCTGATCGTCGTCGACGATCAATATCACTTTGTTCTGATCCATATAGCAGTTACCCCTAATTTTCATATAGCCACACACGCAATAAAGACAACAGCTGATCAATATCCACTGGCTTGGAAATATAATCGGACGCCCCGGCCTGAATGCATTTTTCGCGATCTCCGATCATCGACTTCGCTGTTACAGCAATGATCGGTAGTCCTGCATATTTTGCATTTTGTCGAATATTTTTGATGGTCTCATAACCGTCCATTTCGGGCATCATCATATCCATCAGTACGATATCAATAGATTCAGCCGAAGCAAGTACCTCCAGGGCCTCTCTACCATCCATTGCTGGAATGACCTTCACCTGAAATTTCTCCAAAGCTTTTGTCATGGAAAAGATATTACGAACATCATCGTCTGCAACAAGTACATTCTTACCTTTCAGCACATCGGTTAACGTACCAAGACCATTGTTTTTTCTCCCCGCCTCATCTGAATTATTTACTTCTATTAAATGCAAAAACAGGCCGACTTCATCCAGAATCCGTTGATAGGAATGTGCTGTTTTCACCACAACCGAATCGGCATATTTCTTAATCTTAAGTTCCTCAGATTTAGACAGGTTCTTGCCTGTAAAGATGATGATGGGCAAATTTTCAAGACCTTCATGCTGTTTGATTGCTTCCAACGTATGGTAGCCCATTTCATCAGGTACTCCCATATCCAAAATCACACAATCTACATCGGCTGTGCGCAAAGCTGTAATACTATCTTCGACATTGTCTTTTACTTCAAGTGAAATATTAAAACTACTTAAAAAATAAGACAATGCACTTGCATGTTTTGGATTCTCTTCGACGATAAGCACCTTCTTGGGTGAACGGCTTAGCGCAGATTCAATCTTTTGAAATACGCTTGTCATTTGCTCCAAGGCAACAGGCTTATTGATAAAATCAATTGCCCCCTTTAATAAACTTTCTTTTTTCACCTCGAGCGATGACATGATATGCACAGGGATATGTCGTATTTCCTTATTTCCCTTCAATTGATCCATCACGGCCCATCCATCCATTACTGGTAATTGGATGTCCAATAAAACGGCAACAGGACGATATTTTTGTGCAGCGGGTAGCGCTTGGTCCCCACGTACAACAACAACCCCTTTATAATTTTGTGTGTGCGTATATTTCAATAGCGCCTTGGCAAAATTAACATCATCCTCGACAATCAATATCACTTTATCACCGTCCTTAATTGTATCCCTGTCATCCGGCACCTCCTCCGGAATGCGAATCGTAAGCGGATTGTAGGCTTCCTCTTTAACGATTTCATTGACCTCCTCCACCTCCGAAGAAATCTCTTCAACGAGCTGCTCTTCCTTGGTTAATAGCTCACCGACCTCGACTTTATCTTTTGGAATAATAAACAAAAATGTACTGCCCTTCCCTTCTTCACTCTCCAACTTGATCTCTCCACCCAAGAGACGTGCAATCTCCCGGCTAATCGACAGCCCCAGTCCTGTACCACCAAATTTTCTTCTGGTTGATCCATCCGCCTGTTGAAAAGCTTCAAAAATGATTTTTTGTTTATCAAGCGGAATACCTATACCCGAATCGACTACAGCGAACACCAATCGATCACTATCGCTTGGATCTTCATAGATTTCCAGACGTACTTCGCCTTCTTTGGTAAATTTAATGGCATTAGAAATTAGATTCCGTAGTACTTGATCTATCCGCAAACGATCACCTTGAAAGCTCCGGTTAACCGAATCACTGATACTTGTTCTGAAAATTAAACCCTTTTCCTGTACAACAGGCGAAAACAGACTATTCAAATCCGCCAAAATATCATTCAGGTTCAACCTTGTATATTCCAAGGTCATCTTACCCGATTCAATTTTGGAAAGGTCCAGAATCTCATCAATCAAGGTGAGCAAACTTGTTCCCGAACTTTGTATAACTTTGGCTGACTCAATCTGATCTGAATTCAGATTTTCCTCCACATTCTCAGACAATAAGCGCGACAATAATAAGATCGAGTTGAGTGGCGTACGCAATTCGTGCGACATATTAGCTAAAAATTCCGACTTATATTTGGTACTTAGTGCCAGCTCCTCAGCTTTTTGTTGGATCTCCTGATTCCGTTCCGCAATCATCAGATTCTTATCCTCAAGCAAACGCGAGCGCTCCTCCAGCTCTTGATTGGACTGCATCAGTTCCTCATGCTGCACTCTAAGTTCCTCCTCCGAAGATTGCAAACGCAATGTTTGCGCCTCCAATTCAGTATTTAAGCTTTCAAGCTCGGCATGTTGCGTTAGTAGCTCTTCAGACTGCACCTGAGTTTCCTCCAATAAGGTCTGGATTTTCGCCCTTCCTTTTGCTGAAACCAGTGCAATCCCAATCTGTCGGGAACATTCAGTCAAAAATGTCTTTTCCACTGCAGTAAAACTCTCCATTTGACCAACCTCCAATACACCCAGCACCTGATCATCAACCAGCATTGGTAAAAGCTGAATATGAGGTACATTGATTTTTCCGTTGGCAAAACTCACGAGATAGTCTGCTGAATTCAAATTATTCAAGGTCTTTGGTTCACGATCCGTAAATACCTGACCGATATATCCTTCACCAGGTAAAAAATATTTTTGTACCTGTTTATCGAGTCCATACGTTCCTGCCAGCTCCAACCTTTCATCATTAAAGATATAGATTGCACCACTAACAGCCCCCATATATCCGATCAGGGTTTTGATAGAATCGACCGCAATCGTTTCTTCACTCTTATTCCCCACCAACCCTGTATAGAGTTTTGCATAACCGGCATGCAACCAGTCGTTATCTTTAAGTTGGTCAAAAGATTTCTTCAACGATTTGGACATTCGGTTGACCGATTTGGCTATTGCTCCCAAATCATCATCCTCCACCTCTTCTGCTTTGACGTCATATTCCCCCAATGCGATGCGATTGGTTATTTTTTGAACTAAATTTAATCGTCTTGAAATCGCTTCATCCTTGTCACGAAGTGATTTTTCTAGCAAAGCGCGCTTTTTGAAATCTGCCCGTAACCTGAAATAAAAATAGCTGGTAATAATGAGAGAAAGCAATGCACTGATAACGATAAAAAGTGTCGTGATAAACGACGAATTGTCCAGATTGGTAGATTTCTGATTGATTGTATCGTCTTCATTTTGGATAATATCATTAATAATCTTGCGGCATTTATCCATAGCCGATTTACTAACATCCAACTGAGCCAAGCTAACCACACCACCGTTTCTTTTAGTAGCGACCGTCTCCTTTAAAACTTCTATTCGCCATTGTGCCGCAGTTAACAGACTATCAACACGAACTTTTTGCACCGGATCTACCCTGGTCAGCGTCTCTATAGCCTTTAATTCTGTGGGCAAGCTTTCCAATGCTTTATTAAAAGGCTCCAAATAACTTTCCTTTCCGGTCAGAAGAAAACCCCGGTTTCCTGTTTCAGCTCCTTGTAATGAATTAAGTACATTATTGGATGTACTGATAATCTTCCTTGTCACACCAAGCTCCTCACGGTACTTATTTTGTTCCTGAATACCAACATAAGATGCAGTAGAACTGATCAGCAATATGACTAAGGAAAAACCTATTCCGACCGTTAGATTATTGAGTGTCTTACTATTTGGCATCTAGAGGTAAATTTAAAGGTAAGGTAAAATAAAATGTCGCCCCTTGTCCACCCGAACTTTCAACAGCAATGGTTCCATGATGGGCGCGAATAATTTCAGCACAGATATAAAGTCCTATCCCAAGCCCCTGAAAATCGAACGACGTTTCTTCCACACGATAAAATTTCTCAAACACATCACCTTGCTTCTCTTCTGGAATGCCGATCCCAAAATCTATTACACTTATTTTCACGTTGCTGTCTACAATAGAGCAGTCAACAATTACTTTTTCCGTTCCCGCAGCATATTTATATGCATTCGTCAAAAAATTAACCAACACCTGCTCTAGACGGATCTCATCACCATAAATCTGTACGTCCGTAATATCCCCTCGCCGGAAAAGCTTCATGCTGCTTTGATCATGCGTTTGAACAATGGAGTCAACGGCACTCTTGACCATATGCTCGAGAGAAAATACCTTTTTATTGATCAGCAGCTTCCCATTATCGATCTTTGACAGATCCAAAAGATCAGAAATAAGACTGTTGAGTTTGTCAACTTGGCCCTGAACCCGGGTAACATACTTTGCCTCAGCACTTTCCTCCTCCAGCTTAAGTTTACGGTCGAGCAATTGCATATACGCTTTAATACTTGTTAAAGGTGTTTTCAACTCGTGACTCGCGATACTCAGGAACTCATCTTTTTCCTTTTCAGCTTTTTTTTGTGCATCGATATCTGTAAAAGTCCCGACCCACTTACTCGCTCCATTCTCCAAAATTGGCCACACACGCAAAAGCTGATATAGGTATTCCCCACATGGCCTCCTTTGAATACGTACTTCCATTTCCAAGGGTTCTCCAGAGCGAAGACTCGCTTGAAGCTCTTTTTCGATTGATTGATCGCCAGGATAGATCTGTGGGAATTTTGAGGCATCATCAGAAAACTGAAACCAGCGTCCATTCACAAAATCAATATTTCCTGCACTGTCACAGGTAAAAGCAATTTGAGGTAAAGACTCCAAAAGCGTATGCAAATAGTCCACCTTAGACCGCAGTTCCTGCTGTGCCTGCTTGCGCCGTTCTACCTCAAGTTCTAAAGTTTGTTGAATATCTTTAAGCGCTTGGGTCTGTTCATACAACCGATAAAATGTTTTAACTTTCAACATCAGGATGTCGGGATCCACAGGCTTGGTCACATAATCCAATCCACCCGAATCATAACCCTTGGTGATAAAGCGTTTATCCGTATTTACAGCAGACAAAAATATGATCGGAGTTTCCTTTGTTTTGCTAAATCCCGCTATATTTTCAGCGACTTCAAAGCCATCCATATCTGGCATCTGAACATCCAATATGATTAATGCATAATTATATTTTAAGATCTTTTTTAAAGCTTCTTCCCCAGATTGAGCGGTATCAACTTTAAAATTTTTGGATTCCAGTAATTTTTGCAAAGAGTAAATATTATCCGGATTATCATCAACAATTAATATCATAGTGTATTAAAACTTAGCATCAAGGTTAACAAATCTAAAAAAATTAACTGAATACCGCCAATCGAATTGCGGAAAACCGCTGGCAAAAAAAAGCGCATGAAATAAGTAAAACTTTAGTCTGTCAAAGCCTGTTTTAACAAATATGATACGTTTTACATCAAAAGGCATATACTGCATTCCCGGTAAGTTTTATCTCGACCCATGGAAGCCTGTTGATTTGGCTGTTATTTCTCATGGCCATGCAGATCATGCCCACTGGGGAATGAAGAAGTACCTCTGTCATCATTTCACAGTCAATATTCTTCGGAGCCGGATCGGTCCAGATATTCAAATCCAGGGAATCGCTTACAATGAACCTGTCCACATCAATGGTGTCAGAGTTTCCCTGCACCCCGCCGGACATATCATTGGTTCTGCCCAGATTCGCCTGGAGTATAAAGGTAAAGTTGTCGTATTTACTGGCGATTACAAAATTCAGGAGGATGGCTTATGTACACCATTTGAGCCGATGAAATGCCATGAGCTCATTACAGAAAGTACTTTCGGTCTTCCGATTTATCGATGGGAGTCTGTAGCGGTACAAAATGAACGACTGCAATCTTGGATTAAGAACAACCAAAGCAATCATAAGACATCCGTTTTTATAGGGTATTCGCTTGGAAAATCGCAGCGTATTCTAAATGCTGTACATGAAATGGGTCCAGTATATGTACATTACAGTATTGCTAAATTAAATGAGGCCTACAGCCAGGCAGGTGTAAAACTACCACCCTATCAGATTGCGGACGTAAAATCAGCTCCAAAAGAACTAGACAAGCAGATTGTATTGCTTCCGCCAGCACTGCTGGACAGCCAGCTCCTTCAAAAAATACCCAATGTTGCCTATGCCATCTGTTCGGGCTGGATGCAAATCCGTGGGGCGCGACGATGGCGCAGCGCAGATGCTGGTTTTGCAATCAGTGACCACGCCGACTGGTCAGGTTTATTGCAGGCAGTACGTGGCAGTTCGGCCGAAAAAGTATATGTGACCCACGGGCAAACAGCTACCTTTGCCAAATATCTCAATGAAATCGGCATTGAAGCGGAAGAGGTCACCACACAGTATGGTGATGAAGAAGATCCCCAAGTCCAAACGACTTAAGATAGCTTATGAAAAAATTTGCAACATTGATACATGCTCTCGACAGCAGCAACAAGACCAATTTGAAAAAAGAGGCTGTTTTGCATTTTTTCAGGGAAGCCTCTGAAAAAGATAAACTTTGGTTTCTCGCTTTGATGACAGGGAAAAGGCCGAAACGGAGTATCGCGGTCAAGGACCTCAAAACCTGGACTTTAGAAATAACAGAAATTCCCGAATGGTTATTTGTTGAATCCTATGCTACCGTAGGTGATCTATCCGAAACCTTGGCTCTACTTTTGCCACCGGCATCGCAACTGATAGAGAAAAGCCTTAGCGACTGGATGGATGAAATCATTGCCTTACAAAATGCATCCATCGCAGAGAAAAAAGCTTTCGTTCTTCGATCCTGGAACGGGCTAAGCACCGTCGAGCGCTTTATTTTTAACAAACTTCTGGGCGGAAGCTTCCGTTTGGGCATTTCAGCAAAAGGCTTAATCAATGCCCTTGCTCAATATACAGGTACTGAGGCGAGTGCGGTAGCGCACAGCATCATGGGCGATTGGAATCCACATGAAGTCAAATTTGAAAAACTTATTCGTGGCACATATAGTGACACCAACTTATCCAAACCTTATCCTTTCTGCCTCGCCTATCCTATTGAAAAAGAACCAGAAGAACTAGGTCCAATTAAGACATGGCAAATCGAATATAAATGGGATGGAATACGCGGTCAGCTTATCAAGCGCAGCGGGGACATACACATCTGGTCACGCGGGGAAGAACTTGTTACAGCCCAGTTTCCCGAAATTACTACGGCGCTCAGTCAATGGAGCGGAAGCTTTGTGCTTGATGGGGAGATTCTCGCGGTTAAAGACGATCGTGTACTTAATTTTTCAGAACTACAAAAACGGATCAATCGCAAAACAATCCCAAAGGCTTTGCGTGAGGAAGTACCTATTTCAGTCTACCTTTATGATCTCTTAGAACTGAATGGAATGGATCTCCGTCAGGAGCCTCTTGCATACAGGCGTGTACAGCTGGAAGAACTTTATGCAGCCAATCCGGGTACCATATTAAAACTATCACCGTTGATACATGCCGAGGACTGGACAGCCCTTCAACAAATCCAAACTGCAGCACGCGAGCTTAACAGTGAGGGCATCATGCTCAAGAAAATGGATTCACCTTATTACGCCGGTCGCAAAAAAGGAGGCTGGTGGAAGTGGAAAGTCAATCCGATGAGTATAGATGCTGTACTCATCTACGCACAAAAAGGTAGCGGTCGGCGGAGTGCACATTACACAGATTATACCTTTGCCGTAAAAGATGGCGATCAGTTGGTCACGATCGCTAAAGCCTATTCGGGGCTTACAGACAAGGAAATCCTTGAAGTAAGCCGGTTTGTCAAACGAAATTCACTGGAAAAATTTGGCCCCGTCCGCACGGTTAGACCCGAGCTTGTCTTTGAGATTGCCTTTGAAGGGATAGGATACAGCAAAAGACACAAATCTGGCGTAGCATTACGCTTTCCAAGGATTTTACGCTGGCGAAAGGACAAAACAGCGACAGAGATCGACACCCTTGACGATATAAAACAATTGATTCAATAAAAATTTGAGACGATAAAACAGCGTGAACGAGAAGATAGCACATAGTGAAGGATTTCGAATTGTCAACAATTATTTCGAATCCCAGGGAAATGTTCCCTTTAGCTTTCAGACCAAGGCCTGGGAGAAATACGCGCAGGGTTATAGCGGACTAGTTATTGCACCAACAGGATTTGGAAAAACCTTTTCGTTATTTATGGCGGTACTGATAGACTTTCTTAATAACCCGGATCAGCACCAAAAGGGTTTGAAGCTACTTTGGGTAACACCCTTACGCTCGTTAGCTAAAGATCTTGCACGAGCAATGCAAAAGGCCATAGACGATATTGGGCTGGACTGGGTCGTTCAGGTTCGCAATGGCGACACCAATCCGAAAGTAAAAGCGCAACAGACACGATCGATGCCCGATATTCTGCTCGTCACACCCGAAAGTCTTCATTTGCTGCTCGCACAAAAACAACGGGATAAGTATTTCAAAAATCTCCGGTGTATCACCGTGGACGAATGGCATGAACTGATGGGCAACAAACGTGGTGTTATGGTCGAACTGGCGCTCGCCTTCCTCAAATCGCACTATAAAAAGATGCGCGTTTGGGGGATCACTGCCACCATAGGCAATCTCGAGGAAGCTATGGAGGTTCTGTTGCCAACAGAAAAAAAACGTATCCAAATTGTCGCTAAAGAGAAAAAGAAGATAGCGATCAAACCAATTTACCCCAGCAAAGTGGAACTATTGCCCTGGGCAGGACACCTTGGAGGCAACCTAGCGGACCAGGTCGTCCCCATTATACTCCAGAGCAAAAGCACAATCCTATTTACCAACACACGCAGCCAAAGCGAAATGTGGTATCAGCTCCTTTTACAGGCACATCCAGATTTTGCCGGACAAATCGCCTTACACCACAGCTCTATTGATGCCAATATCCGCGAATGGATCGAAGATAATCTCAGCAACGGCAAACTTAAAGCAGTCGTGTCGACCTCTTCCTTGGACTTAGGGGTAGATTTCAAACCCGTTGATACAGTCATCCAGATTGGCTCGAGTAAAGGTGTAGCCCGGTTTATGCAACGCGCTGGAAGAAGCGGCCATAGCCCTTTCGAAACCTCTACGATTTATTTCGTCCCTACGCACTCCCTGGAGCTCATCGAGGTCGCCGCACTGAAGGAGGCCGTAAAAACGCAGACGATCGAAAACCGGGATCCTATGGTTCAAACTTTCGATGTGCTTGTTCAATTCATGGTAACCATCGCCCTGGGTGGGGGATTTCGTTCGGAACAACTGCATGCGATCGTCGCCAATACCCATGCCTTTCGCTATATGGATCAGGAAGAATGGCAATGGTGCATGTATTTTATTACCGCAGGGGGAAAAATTGGTAAACGCTACGAAGAATTTCACAAGGTTATCCAAGATGAAGAAGGTAAATGGATCATCAAAAATCGTCGCCTGGCACTGCTGCATCGACTCAATATAGGCGCTATTGTAGGGGACGCCATGATGCGCGTGAAGTTCCTCTCCGGTGGTTATATCGGCATGATCGAAGAATATTTTATCAGTAAACTCAAAAAAGGCGAGCGATTTATTCTTGCGGGACGTGTCCTGGAACTTGTGATGGTCAAGGAAATGACCGTATTCGTAAGAAACTCGTCGGGTAAAGCCATTACTCCAAGCTGGCTCGGGGGCAGACTTCCCTTATCGTCCAATTTAAGCCATTTCCTTCGTAAAAAAT
Proteins encoded in this window:
- a CDS encoding ligase-associated DNA damage response exonuclease, coding for MIRFTSKGIYCIPGKFYLDPWKPVDLAVISHGHADHAHWGMKKYLCHHFTVNILRSRIGPDIQIQGIAYNEPVHINGVRVSLHPAGHIIGSAQIRLEYKGKVVVFTGDYKIQEDGLCTPFEPMKCHELITESTFGLPIYRWESVAVQNERLQSWIKNNQSNHKTSVFIGYSLGKSQRILNAVHEMGPVYVHYSIAKLNEAYSQAGVKLPPYQIADVKSAPKELDKQIVLLPPALLDSQLLQKIPNVAYAICSGWMQIRGARRWRSADAGFAISDHADWSGLLQAVRGSSAEKVYVTHGQTATFAKYLNEIGIEAEEVTTQYGDEEDPQVQTT
- a CDS encoding response regulator, giving the protein MDQNKVILIVDDDQRNIFALRLTLKAKGYQVLSSATAREAITLLESDNDIALVLLDMMMPEIDGYETIRLIRDSERISELPIIAVTAQAMSGDREKCLEAGAQSYVSKPIDVDKLMYEIERLI
- a CDS encoding response regulator, which produces MPNSKTLNNLTVGIGFSLVILLISSTASYVGIQEQNKYREELGVTRKIISTSNNVLNSLQGAETGNRGFLLTGKESYLEPFNKALESLPTELKAIETLTRVDPVQKVRVDSLLTAAQWRIEVLKETVATKRNGGVVSLAQLDVSKSAMDKCRKIINDIIQNEDDTINQKSTNLDNSSFITTLFIVISALLSLIITSYFYFRLRADFKKRALLEKSLRDKDEAISRRLNLVQKITNRIALGEYDVKAEEVEDDDLGAIAKSVNRMSKSLKKSFDQLKDNDWLHAGYAKLYTGLVGNKSEETIAVDSIKTLIGYMGAVSGAIYIFNDERLELAGTYGLDKQVQKYFLPGEGYIGQVFTDREPKTLNNLNSADYLVSFANGKINVPHIQLLPMLVDDQVLGVLEVGQMESFTAVEKTFLTECSRQIGIALVSAKGRAKIQTLLEETQVQSEELLTQHAELESLNTELEAQTLRLQSSEEELRVQHEELMQSNQELEERSRLLEDKNLMIAERNQEIQQKAEELALSTKYKSEFLANMSHELRTPLNSILLLSRLLSENVEENLNSDQIESAKVIQSSGTSLLTLIDEILDLSKIESGKMTLEYTRLNLNDILADLNSLFSPVVQEKGLIFRTSISDSVNRSFQGDRLRIDQVLRNLISNAIKFTKEGEVRLEIYEDPSDSDRLVFAVVDSGIGIPLDKQKIIFEAFQQADGSTRRKFGGTGLGLSISREIARLLGGEIKLESEEGKGSTFLFIIPKDKVEVGELLTKEEQLVEEISSEVEEVNEIVKEEAYNPLTIRIPEEVPDDRDTIKDGDKVILIVEDDVNFAKALLKYTHTQNYKGVVVVRGDQALPAAQKYRPVAVLLDIQLPVMDGWAVMDQLKGNKEIRHIPVHIMSSLEVKKESLLKGAIDFINKPVALEQMTSVFQKIESALSRSPKKVLIVEENPKHASALSYFLSSFNISLEVKDNVEDSITALRTADVDCVILDMGVPDEMGYHTLEAIKQHEGLENLPIIIFTGKNLSKSEELKIKKYADSVVVKTAHSYQRILDEVGLFLHLIEVNNSDEAGRKNNGLGTLTDVLKGKNVLVADDDVRNIFSMTKALEKFQVKVIPAMDGREALEVLASAESIDIVLMDMMMPEMDGYETIKNIRQNAKYAGLPIIAVTAKSMIGDREKCIQAGASDYISKPVDIDQLLSLLRVWLYEN
- a CDS encoding ATP-dependent DNA ligase, with protein sequence MKKFATLIHALDSSNKTNLKKEAVLHFFREASEKDKLWFLALMTGKRPKRSIAVKDLKTWTLEITEIPEWLFVESYATVGDLSETLALLLPPASQLIEKSLSDWMDEIIALQNASIAEKKAFVLRSWNGLSTVERFIFNKLLGGSFRLGISAKGLINALAQYTGTEASAVAHSIMGDWNPHEVKFEKLIRGTYSDTNLSKPYPFCLAYPIEKEPEELGPIKTWQIEYKWDGIRGQLIKRSGDIHIWSRGEELVTAQFPEITTALSQWSGSFVLDGEILAVKDDRVLNFSELQKRINRKTIPKALREEVPISVYLYDLLELNGMDLRQEPLAYRRVQLEELYAANPGTILKLSPLIHAEDWTALQQIQTAARELNSEGIMLKKMDSPYYAGRKKGGWWKWKVNPMSIDAVLIYAQKGSGRRSAHYTDYTFAVKDGDQLVTIAKAYSGLTDKEILEVSRFVKRNSLEKFGPVRTVRPELVFEIAFEGIGYSKRHKSGVALRFPRILRWRKDKTATEIDTLDDIKQLIQ
- a CDS encoding protein-glutamate O-methyltransferase CheR; translation: MLGYNIIKDHEIDILLEDIYRDYGYDFLQYSRASIKRRINRIMTNDRLASFAELRFALKDNSEFLQHFVEEITVNLTEMFRDPLFFRELREEILPQLGTYPLIRIWVAGCSTGEEAYSMAILLKEANLYHKSLIYATDINPRVLEIARNGVYPLSQIKTFSENYMESGGKQDFSKYYTANYEWAKFDADLKRKMILSTHNLVSDTSFNSFQLILCRNVLIYFNKDLQERVFKLFDASLENLGYLALGSKETIRFSSIQHNFTAVGNQKIWKKLYPL
- a CDS encoding ligase-associated DNA damage response DEXH box helicase is translated as MNEKIAHSEGFRIVNNYFESQGNVPFSFQTKAWEKYAQGYSGLVIAPTGFGKTFSLFMAVLIDFLNNPDQHQKGLKLLWVTPLRSLAKDLARAMQKAIDDIGLDWVVQVRNGDTNPKVKAQQTRSMPDILLVTPESLHLLLAQKQRDKYFKNLRCITVDEWHELMGNKRGVMVELALAFLKSHYKKMRVWGITATIGNLEEAMEVLLPTEKKRIQIVAKEKKKIAIKPIYPSKVELLPWAGHLGGNLADQVVPIILQSKSTILFTNTRSQSEMWYQLLLQAHPDFAGQIALHHSSIDANIREWIEDNLSNGKLKAVVSTSSLDLGVDFKPVDTVIQIGSSKGVARFMQRAGRSGHSPFETSTIYFVPTHSLELIEVAALKEAVKTQTIENRDPMVQTFDVLVQFMVTIALGGGFRSEQLHAIVANTHAFRYMDQEEWQWCMYFITAGGKIGKRYEEFHKVIQDEEGKWIIKNRRLALLHRLNIGAIVGDAMMRVKFLSGGYIGMIEEYFISKLKKGERFILAGRVLELVMVKEMTVFVRNSSGKAITPSWLGGRLPLSSNLSHFLRKKLAAATGAPSSEKELHFLAPLIEKQTELSAVPSEAEFLVEHIKTREGHHLFFYPLEGRLIHEVMAALVAYRISKLFPISFSMAMNDYGFELYSDKDIQLSQSQLKEVLSRKNLMEDVISSINSAEMASRKFRDIAVISGLVVQNYPGTQQNNKSLQASSGIIFKVLMEHDPSNLLLKQAFSEVFNQQLEEYRLIKAFDRINNSKIRYTFVEEYTPLSFPIKVDSLRQSLSSEALIERIQRMEKANMQKKKRRK
- a CDS encoding ATP-binding protein, whose translation is MILIVDDNPDNIYSLQKLLESKNFKVDTAQSGEEALKKILKYNYALIILDVQMPDMDGFEVAENIAGFSKTKETPIIFLSAVNTDKRFITKGYDSGGLDYVTKPVDPDILMLKVKTFYRLYEQTQALKDIQQTLELEVERRKQAQQELRSKVDYLHTLLESLPQIAFTCDSAGNIDFVNGRWFQFSDDASKFPQIYPGDQSIEKELQASLRSGEPLEMEVRIQRRPCGEYLYQLLRVWPILENGASKWVGTFTDIDAQKKAEKEKDEFLSIASHELKTPLTSIKAYMQLLDRKLKLEEESAEAKYVTRVQGQVDKLNSLISDLLDLSKIDNGKLLINKKVFSLEHMVKSAVDSIVQTHDQSSMKLFRRGDITDVQIYGDEIRLEQVLVNFLTNAYKYAAGTEKVIVDCSIVDSNVKISVIDFGIGIPEEKQGDVFEKFYRVEETSFDFQGLGIGLYICAEIIRAHHGTIAVESSGGQGATFYFTLPLNLPLDAK